In one Pseudomonas sp. 31-12 genomic region, the following are encoded:
- the cysE gene encoding serine O-acetyltransferase: protein MFERLREDIQSVFHRDPAARNAFEVLTCYPGMHAIWIHRLSSALWGMGWKWLARLVSNFGRWLTGIEIHPGAKVGRRFFIDHGMGIVIGETAEIGNDVTLYQGVTLGGTSWNKGKRHPTLEDGVVVGAGAKVLGPFTVGAGAKVGSNAVVTKAVPPGATVVGIPGRIIVKSDEETDAKRKAMAEKIGFDAYGVGEDMPDPVARAINQLLDHLQAVDGRLEGMCGALKDLGSNYCAKDLPELREEDFACVKDKDQSQAS, encoded by the coding sequence ATGTTCGAGCGTTTGCGTGAAGATATCCAGAGTGTTTTCCATCGTGACCCGGCAGCGCGCAACGCCTTTGAAGTCCTGACTTGCTACCCGGGCATGCATGCCATTTGGATACATCGCCTGTCATCGGCCCTGTGGGGCATGGGCTGGAAGTGGCTGGCGCGTCTGGTGTCGAACTTCGGTCGCTGGTTGACCGGGATCGAGATCCATCCGGGCGCCAAGGTCGGTCGTCGCTTCTTTATTGACCATGGCATGGGTATTGTCATCGGTGAAACCGCTGAAATCGGCAATGACGTCACCCTTTATCAGGGTGTGACCCTGGGCGGCACCAGCTGGAACAAGGGCAAGCGTCACCCGACATTGGAAGATGGCGTGGTGGTAGGGGCGGGCGCCAAGGTGCTCGGCCCGTTTACGGTCGGCGCTGGGGCCAAGGTCGGTTCCAATGCGGTGGTGACCAAGGCTGTGCCGCCGGGTGCGACTGTGGTCGGGATTCCGGGGCGGATCATCGTCAAATCCGACGAAGAGACAGACGCCAAACGCAAGGCCATGGCCGAGAAGATCGGTTTCGATGCCTACGGTGTTGGCGAAGACATGCCTGACCCGGTGGCGCGAGCCATCAATCAGTTGCTCGACCACTTGCAAGCGGTTGATGGGCGTCTGGAGGGGATGTGCGGGGCGTTGAAGGATCTGGGCAGTAATTACTGTGCGAAAGATCTGCCTGAGCTGCGCGAAGAAGACTTCGCCTGTGTGAAGGACAAGGATCAGAGTCAGGCCAGCTGA
- the trmJ gene encoding tRNA (cytosine(32)/uridine(32)-2'-O)-methyltransferase TrmJ, with translation MLQNIRVVLVNTSHPGNIGGAARAMKNMGLSRLVLVEPRLFPHHEADARASGAGDILENAQVVATLEDALVGCNLVLGTSARDRRIPWPLLDPRECGVKVVEEAASGAEIALVFGREDSGLTNEELQRCHYHVHIPSDPEFSSLNLGAAVQVLSYEVRMSWLAAQGQPSKVEKDEVASTKSGELATMDELERFYEHLEQTLVAIEFLDPEKPRHLMARLRRLYGRSSVSRAEMNILRGILTETQKAARGELLKRKD, from the coding sequence GTGCTGCAAAACATTCGTGTCGTCCTGGTCAATACCAGCCACCCCGGCAACATCGGCGGGGCTGCGCGTGCCATGAAGAACATGGGCCTGTCGCGGCTGGTGCTGGTCGAACCGCGGCTGTTCCCGCACCACGAGGCCGATGCTCGCGCTTCCGGCGCCGGGGACATCCTTGAAAACGCGCAAGTCGTCGCCACCTTGGAAGATGCCTTGGTCGGCTGCAATCTGGTGCTCGGTACCAGCGCCCGTGACCGGCGTATTCCCTGGCCGTTGCTTGATCCCCGCGAATGCGGCGTGAAGGTGGTCGAGGAAGCCGCGTCGGGTGCCGAGATCGCCTTGGTCTTTGGTCGTGAAGATTCCGGCCTGACCAATGAAGAGCTGCAGCGATGTCATTATCACGTGCACATCCCATCAGACCCTGAGTTCAGTTCGCTGAACCTTGGGGCAGCGGTGCAGGTGTTGAGCTATGAAGTGCGCATGTCCTGGCTCGCGGCCCAAGGCCAGCCGAGCAAGGTCGAGAAGGATGAAGTGGCCTCCACCAAAAGTGGTGAGCTGGCGACCATGGATGAGCTGGAGCGATTCTATGAGCACCTGGAGCAAACCCTGGTGGCCATCGAATTCCTCGATCCGGAAAAGCCGCGGCACTTGATGGCGCGCCTGCGCCGGTTGTACGGTCGAAGCTCGGTCAGCCGGGCGGAAATGAATATATTGCGTGGCATCCTCACGGAAACCCAGAAAGCGGCCCGTGGCGAGCTTCTAAAGCGGAAGGATTAA
- the suhB gene encoding inositol-phosphate phosphatase: MQPMLNIALRAARSASELIFRSIERLDTIKVDEKDAKDYVSEVDRAAEQKIIDALRKAYPNHSIMGEETGMHAGTGIEGEEYLWIIDPLDGTTNFLRGIPHFAVSIACKYRGRLEHAVVLDPVRQEEFTASRGRGAQLNGRRLRVSGRTSLDGALLGTGFPFRDDQMDNLDNYLGMFRALVGQTAGIRRAGSASLDLAYVAAGRFDAFWESGLSEWDMAAGALLIQEAGGLVSDFTGGHDFLEKGHIVAGNTKCFKAVLTAIQPHLPASLKR; encoded by the coding sequence ATGCAGCCCATGCTGAATATCGCGCTGCGCGCCGCCCGCAGCGCCAGTGAATTGATCTTCCGCTCCATCGAGCGCCTGGATACCATCAAGGTCGACGAAAAAGACGCCAAGGATTACGTATCCGAGGTGGATCGCGCCGCCGAACAGAAAATCATCGACGCACTGCGCAAGGCCTACCCGAATCACTCGATCATGGGTGAAGAAACCGGCATGCACGCCGGCACCGGGATCGAAGGCGAAGAATACCTGTGGATCATCGATCCGCTGGACGGCACCACCAACTTCCTGCGCGGCATTCCTCACTTCGCTGTCAGCATCGCCTGCAAATACCGCGGTCGCCTGGAACACGCTGTTGTTCTGGACCCGGTTCGCCAGGAAGAATTCACCGCCAGCCGTGGTCGCGGCGCCCAACTGAACGGTCGTCGCCTGCGCGTCAGCGGTCGCACCAGCCTGGACGGCGCCCTGCTGGGTACCGGCTTCCCGTTCCGTGACGACCAGATGGACAACCTCGACAACTACCTGGGCATGTTCCGCGCCCTGGTGGGCCAGACCGCCGGCATCCGCCGCGCAGGTTCGGCGAGCCTGGACCTGGCCTACGTGGCTGCCGGCCGTTTCGATGCGTTCTGGGAGTCGGGCCTGTCCGAGTGGGACATGGCTGCAGGCGCCCTGCTGATCCAGGAAGCTGGCGGTTTGGTGAGCGACTTCACCGGCGGCCACGATTTCCTTGAGAAAGGCCACATCGTTGCCGGCAACACCAAGTGCTTCAAAGCAGTGCTGACGGCGATCCAGCCGCACCTGCCGGCTTCGCTGAAGCGCTAA
- a CDS encoding glycine zipper 2TM domain-containing protein, which yields MNKSLLVGAVLGAVGVTAGGAVATYSLVKSGPEYAQVLAVEPVKTQIKTPREVCKDVAVTRQAPVKDQHQIAGTVVGALAGGLLGNQIGGGTGKKIATVAGAVGGGYAGNKVQEGMQERDTYTTTQTRCNTVNDISDKVVGYDVRYSLDGKEGKVRMDRDPGNQIPVDKEGKLVLSQNEQAH from the coding sequence GTGAACAAGTCGTTGCTGGTTGGTGCGGTATTGGGTGCTGTCGGTGTAACTGCCGGGGGTGCTGTTGCCACCTACAGCCTGGTTAAAAGCGGCCCTGAGTATGCGCAAGTGCTAGCCGTTGAACCGGTCAAGACACAAATCAAGACGCCACGTGAAGTGTGCAAGGATGTAGCAGTGACCCGGCAAGCGCCGGTGAAAGACCAACACCAGATCGCCGGTACAGTGGTCGGTGCATTGGCAGGTGGTTTGCTGGGTAACCAGATCGGCGGCGGCACCGGCAAGAAGATTGCCACGGTCGCAGGCGCTGTCGGTGGTGGTTATGCGGGCAACAAGGTTCAGGAAGGCATGCAAGAGCGTGACACCTACACCACGACTCAGACTCGCTGTAACACCGTGAATGACATCAGCGACAAGGTTGTAGGCTACGACGTTCGTTATTCGCTGGACGGCAAGGAAGGCAAGGTGCGGATGGATCGTGATCCGGGCAACCAGATTCCGGTCGACAAGGAAGGCAAGCTGGTCCTGTCGCAGAATGAGCAGGCCCACTAA